The Sphingopyxis sp. BE259 nucleotide sequence GACATCGCTATCATATGGCCGCGGGTCAGACGATCCACAGCGAAAACAGCCACAAATACGGTGCCCGCGACGCCAATTTGCTGCTCCGCGCCGGCGGTTGGACCCCGGTGGCGACCTGGGACGACACCGACCCCGCCTTTGCCCTGATCCTCGCCGAAGCGACCGCCTTCCGCTCGGCCCCTTGACGGGCTAGCGCCAGAACGTAGAGCGAGGGACGCTCCCTGACATCCTTTGTCCCGAGCTTGTCGAAGGACCGTCCTTCTTTATTGCGCCGGTCGAAAGACAAGAACGGCCCTTCGACAAGCTCAGGGCGAACGGCGGTGGGGTGTTTTGAAAATATTAGGGGACAGCATATGATCGTCGGCGTCATCGGGGCAGGTCAAATGGGCGCGGGGATCGCCCAGGTATCGGCGGGCGCGGGCCATGATGTGCTGCTTTCGGACATTGACCTCGCGCGCGCCGAAGTCGGCAAGGCGGGCATCGCCAAGGCGCTCGGCCGCCTCGTCGCCAAGGACAAGATGAGCCAGAGCGATGCCGACGCGTTGCTCGCGCGGATCACCCCGGTCGCCGACCACAGCGCCTTCGCCCCCGCCGATCTCGTCATCGAAGCCGCGACCGAGCGCGAGGAAATCAAGCGCGCGATCTTTGCCAGCGTCGGCCAGTATCTGTCGGACACCGCGATTCTGGCCAGCAACACCAGCTCGATCCCGATTACGCGCCTGGCGCAGGCGTCGCCCGACCCGGCGCGCTTCATCGGGGTGCATTTCTTCAATCCGGTGCCGGTGATGGGGCTGATCGAACTGATCCGCGGCCTCGCCACCAGCGACGCGACGCTGCAAACGGTCGAAGCCTTTGGCCGCGGTCTCGGCAAGGAAATCGTCCACGCCAACGACGCGCCGGGTTTCATCGTCAACCGCGTTCTGATGCCGCTGATCAACGAAGCGGTGTTCGCGTTGGGTGAAGGCGTTGCGACGATGCAGGACATCGACGCCGGGTGCCGTCTGGGGCTCAATCATCCGATGGGGCCGATCACGCTTGCCGATTTCATCGGGCTCGACACCTGCCTCGAAATCATCCGCGTCCTGCACAGCGGCACCGGCGATCCCAAATTCCGCCCCGCCCCGCTTCTCGTCCAATATGTCGCGGCGGGTTGGGTCGGCAAAAAGGCGGGCCGCGGCTTTTACGACTGGACGGGAGCCGAACCGGTTCCGACGCGTTAGTCTGGTGGCTGTCAGGGGGCAGCACAGGAGGCACCATATGCACAGGAAAATTCTCGCAGCTTTGTCGGTCGCCGCGCTGGCGGCATCGGCAGCCGCTTATGCCCAGCAGGGCGCGCCCGAAGATTCGACGATCAAGGACACCGCCAATCAGG carries:
- a CDS encoding 3-hydroxyacyl-CoA dehydrogenase NAD-binding domain-containing protein, giving the protein MIVGVIGAGQMGAGIAQVSAGAGHDVLLSDIDLARAEVGKAGIAKALGRLVAKDKMSQSDADALLARITPVADHSAFAPADLVIEAATEREEIKRAIFASVGQYLSDTAILASNTSSIPITRLAQASPDPARFIGVHFFNPVPVMGLIELIRGLATSDATLQTVEAFGRGLGKEIVHANDAPGFIVNRVLMPLINEAVFALGEGVATMQDIDAGCRLGLNHPMGPITLADFIGLDTCLEIIRVLHSGTGDPKFRPAPLLVQYVAAGWVGKKAGRGFYDWTGAEPVPTR